The Kozakia baliensis genome includes a region encoding these proteins:
- the nrdR gene encoding transcriptional regulator NrdR: MHCPFCGHEDTQVKDSRPTDDGAAIRRRRVCTACAQRFTTIERVQLRELVVTKMDGRRVPFDRDKLARSIRIALRKRPIDEERQERIVNGLVRQLEASGDAEISSSKIGELAMDALHNIDGVAYVRFASVYRDFREVEAFSKLLTDMQPGEEDIPSSSPPNT; encoded by the coding sequence ATGCATTGTCCGTTTTGCGGCCATGAAGACACTCAGGTCAAGGATAGTCGCCCCACGGATGACGGCGCCGCGATCCGGCGGCGACGCGTCTGCACGGCCTGCGCTCAACGCTTTACCACGATCGAACGTGTGCAACTGCGTGAACTTGTTGTTACGAAAATGGACGGCCGCCGCGTGCCGTTCGACCGCGACAAACTCGCGCGTTCGATTCGGATCGCTCTGCGCAAACGCCCGATCGACGAGGAACGCCAGGAGCGCATCGTGAATGGGCTAGTGAGACAGCTCGAAGCCTCGGGTGATGCCGAGATTTCCTCATCCAAGATCGGCGAATTGGCCATGGATGCATTGCATAATATAGACGGTGTCGCTTATGTGCGCTTCGCCAGCGTGTACCGCGATTTTCGCGAGGTGGAGGCGTTCTCGAAACTCCTCACCGACATGCAACCGGGCGAGGAAGACATTCCTTCTTCATCGCCACCCAATACATAA
- the nusB gene encoding transcription antitermination factor NusB codes for MSENQTKAPKRSRTVARVAAVQALFQCEQAGENAETVINQFTRHRLDPSGTASFDEGQVPDADLRLFSEIVRGVTLAQDDIDAAVVEALPPSWPLTRLDPVLRALLRAGAYEIGQDVPVRVVINEYLDVAHGFFSGDESRMVNGLLDTLGRKHEAGKNVSGTAI; via the coding sequence ATGAGCGAAAATCAAACGAAAGCGCCAAAACGCTCCCGCACTGTGGCGCGGGTTGCCGCGGTTCAGGCTCTGTTCCAATGCGAGCAAGCTGGAGAGAACGCAGAAACCGTCATTAACCAGTTCACACGTCATCGTCTCGATCCAAGCGGCACGGCTTCCTTCGATGAAGGACAAGTCCCAGATGCCGATCTGCGCCTTTTCAGCGAAATCGTGCGCGGCGTTACCTTGGCGCAGGACGATATCGACGCGGCGGTAGTCGAAGCGCTGCCGCCAAGCTGGCCTCTGACACGTCTCGATCCGGTATTGAGAGCGCTTCTTCGCGCAGGTGCATATGAAATCGGCCAGGACGTGCCAGTGCGCGTCGTGATCAATGAATATCTTGATGTCGCCCATGGTTTCTTTTCCGGAGACGAATCGCGAATGGTCAACGGCCTTCTCGATACGCTCGGCCGCAAGCATGAAGCCGGGAAGAATGTTTCGGGCACGGCCATCTGA
- a CDS encoding SDR family NAD(P)-dependent oxidoreductase: protein MSRHDRFAKHSLAPRTILITGASGGVGAALAQFYASPGQTLYLWGRNNARLEAIAKICREQGAQAIPRIVDLCDAPAALAAFRETEKETALDLVILGAGVSDIRAADEKTEFPEIVLDTAMVNYATPMTLATEAARHMVKRGYGAIGLIGSVAAFHDLPFATAYSSSKAGLTRFATALHASLKPHGVSVTIAAPGYIDTAMSRRLEGARPFLVSPEKAAFLIASAIAHKKTVVIFPKLFAFLKLVDALTPRRWAHALLRCVKVKQKPLAES from the coding sequence ATGTCACGTCACGACCGATTTGCAAAGCACTCCCTTGCACCTCGCACCATTCTTATCACCGGAGCTTCCGGCGGTGTGGGTGCAGCCTTGGCGCAATTTTATGCTTCTCCAGGACAGACTCTCTACCTTTGGGGGCGCAATAACGCGCGCCTGGAAGCCATCGCAAAAATTTGCCGGGAGCAGGGCGCGCAAGCCATTCCACGTATCGTCGATCTTTGCGATGCCCCCGCCGCCTTGGCCGCCTTCCGTGAGACCGAAAAGGAAACGGCGCTCGATCTGGTTATTCTCGGGGCAGGTGTGTCCGATATTCGGGCCGCCGATGAAAAGACGGAATTTCCCGAGATCGTTCTCGACACCGCCATGGTCAACTACGCCACGCCCATGACGCTTGCGACGGAAGCGGCGCGGCATATGGTCAAACGCGGCTATGGCGCGATCGGGCTAATCGGCTCCGTCGCAGCGTTCCACGATCTGCCGTTCGCCACCGCTTACAGCAGTTCCAAAGCGGGATTGACGCGGTTCGCCACCGCTCTCCATGCCTCTCTCAAACCGCATGGCGTAAGCGTGACGATCGCCGCTCCCGGCTATATCGACACGGCGATGAGCCGCCGCCTGGAAGGCGCACGCCCATTTTTGGTAAGCCCGGAAAAGGCCGCCTTCCTGATCGCCAGCGCCATCGCTCACAAAAAAACGGTCGTTATTTTTCCCAAATTATTTGCGTTCCTGAAACTCGTCGATGCGTTGACGCCACGCCGTTGGGCACATGCTTTGCTGCGCTGCGTCAAAGTCAAACAGAAGCCTCTTGCCGAGTCTTAA
- a CDS encoding PopZ family protein — protein sequence MNNSQQSPSEDERMMADVLHSIRRILKEDEMETNTMTDSAKPDLLVLDSSMRVPTVSASQEDKPSTAKQALSDESLLGTSAKAAMDRSLESLNTALEQQAAPRHTLTATTRISNGTSSSIEDIVREEVREMVRSWLDTNLPSMVENMVRAEITRMTRR from the coding sequence ATGAATAACAGCCAGCAATCCCCATCAGAAGACGAACGCATGATGGCTGACGTGCTGCATTCGATCCGACGAATATTGAAAGAGGATGAGATGGAAACAAACACCATGACCGATTCCGCAAAGCCGGATTTGCTCGTTCTCGACTCAAGCATGCGCGTTCCGACGGTATCCGCCTCGCAGGAAGACAAGCCCTCGACTGCAAAACAAGCACTCTCGGATGAGAGCCTTCTAGGCACATCCGCCAAGGCCGCCATGGATCGCTCATTAGAAAGCTTAAATACGGCGCTTGAACAACAAGCAGCGCCCCGTCATACCCTCACAGCAACGACACGCATCAGCAATGGAACATCATCGTCCATTGAGGATATAGTGCGTGAAGAAGTGCGCGAGATGGTTCGTTCGTGGTTGGATACCAATCTGCCTTCCATGGTCGAAAACATGGTGCGCGCCGAAATTACACGGATGACTCGCCGCTGA
- a CDS encoding TolC family outer membrane protein: MKVYAPLSAGMVTLFYSGAALAQTYDGTGAPAFIPHTLQEALASAYLTNPQLQQERARLRATDEQVPTALAGWRPTIQGNAGLSYYKGMNSYADEGTVPGSSTGAPAYTRQYATPGYLGGVTITQPIYRGGKTTAATHQAVNTVMAERAQLIATEQQVFMDTVNAYVGVLRDEQLLQININNEHVLEEQVKATEERFHLGEITRTDVAQAQAALATARASRQQAEGSLQTAQATYLQVVGLPPASNLEAPQPLNLPIKNEQQAIAEATQNNPNVVNALFMESTQKDAVAVAISAILPQISAEAAYQHMTNQAYGHMYTDNKYAMLNFNIPIYQGGSEYAAVRQARQQALAAHRNVDVQRRTALQLAASNWQQMASYRAAIASNRAAVSANVIALDGVERQAIVGTSTTLEVLQQQQTLLQAQTALIQSLSSLVQTSYNVAAAIGRLTAVDLKLNVPLYDEKAYYNAVKDRLWGISDYALKQPGR, translated from the coding sequence ATGAAGGTCTACGCTCCCTTAAGTGCTGGAATGGTAACGTTGTTTTACAGCGGAGCCGCTCTTGCACAAACTTATGATGGGACGGGTGCCCCGGCTTTCATTCCTCATACGCTCCAGGAGGCGCTTGCTTCAGCCTATCTTACAAATCCTCAATTGCAGCAAGAACGTGCACGTTTGCGCGCGACGGATGAACAAGTCCCGACTGCGCTTGCAGGATGGCGTCCCACGATCCAGGGCAATGCCGGACTTAGCTACTATAAAGGCATGAACAGCTACGCAGATGAAGGAACCGTTCCCGGTTCCTCCACTGGTGCGCCTGCATATACAAGACAATATGCGACGCCCGGCTATCTTGGCGGTGTGACGATCACTCAGCCAATTTACAGAGGTGGCAAAACCACGGCGGCCACGCATCAAGCTGTCAACACGGTCATGGCGGAACGCGCCCAACTTATCGCAACCGAACAGCAAGTTTTTATGGACACCGTAAACGCCTATGTCGGCGTGCTGCGGGACGAACAACTTCTTCAGATCAACATCAACAACGAACACGTTCTGGAAGAACAAGTCAAAGCGACGGAAGAGCGCTTTCACCTGGGTGAAATTACACGGACGGACGTCGCCCAGGCGCAAGCCGCTCTTGCCACGGCGCGCGCCAGCCGACAGCAGGCCGAAGGATCGTTGCAAACCGCACAGGCCACTTACTTGCAGGTCGTCGGATTGCCGCCGGCCTCCAATCTCGAAGCGCCGCAGCCTCTCAATCTACCGATCAAAAACGAACAACAGGCGATTGCAGAGGCCACCCAGAACAACCCGAACGTCGTCAACGCATTGTTCATGGAATCTACCCAGAAAGACGCGGTTGCCGTCGCCATTTCAGCCATCCTGCCTCAGATATCCGCTGAGGCCGCTTATCAGCATATGACGAACCAAGCTTATGGTCATATGTACACCGATAACAAATACGCCATGCTCAATTTCAACATTCCGATTTATCAAGGTGGCTCGGAATACGCTGCGGTAAGACAGGCTCGCCAACAAGCACTGGCTGCTCATCGAAATGTCGATGTGCAAAGACGTACCGCCTTGCAGTTGGCCGCTTCCAACTGGCAGCAAATGGCTTCTTATCGTGCAGCGATCGCAAGTAACCGCGCGGCCGTATCCGCCAACGTTATCGCTCTTGATGGCGTCGAACGCCAAGCAATCGTAGGCACCAGCACAACCTTGGAAGTGCTGCAGCAGCAACAAACACTTCTACAGGCACAAACCGCGCTTATTCAAAGCTTAAGCAGCCTAGTACAGACATCCTACAACGTCGCAGCGGCAATCGGGCGTCTTACCGCTGTCGATTTGAAATTGAACGTCCCGCTATATGACGAGAAAGCTTATTATAACGCCGTCAAGGACCGGCTGTGGGGCATTAGCGATTATGCCCTCAAACAACCTGGGCGCTAA
- a CDS encoding OmpA family protein, producing the protein MRRSSLILSISALAGLAACANTSDRDRYPVFFDTASTTVSPSGSDIIAKAAADARQQHAQTVQVIGHAGARGNLSADELLAVTRAKNVSSVLAQDGVGNAKITQIAQAPANNQDASVASRVVTIEIDP; encoded by the coding sequence ATGCGTCGTTCGTCTCTGATTCTTTCAATTTCCGCTTTGGCGGGTTTGGCAGCCTGCGCCAACACGAGCGACCGGGACCGTTACCCCGTCTTTTTCGATACCGCTTCGACGACAGTCTCTCCCTCGGGTAGCGATATCATCGCAAAAGCAGCCGCAGATGCCCGCCAGCAGCACGCACAGACCGTTCAGGTGATCGGCCATGCGGGTGCGCGTGGTAATCTCTCGGCCGATGAACTGCTTGCCGTAACACGCGCCAAAAACGTTTCCTCAGTGCTCGCGCAAGATGGCGTCGGCAATGCTAAAATCACGCAAATCGCTCAGGCTCCCGCCAATAATCAGGATGCTTCGGTCGCCTCTCGTGTCGTTACGATCGAAATCGATCCTTAA
- the glk gene encoding glucokinase: protein MKEIVAVDIGGTHARFAIAQIVDGRVVELGEATTLKSSDHASLALAWEAFGRSLGRELPRHAGIAVACPIQGEILKLTNNPWIIQPAQLSARLNIDDFVLVNDFGAVAHAVAQVDESHLQHLCGPKRPLPKEGAISIIGPGTGLGAACLLKRGDHYFVMETEGGHIDYAPLDELEDKILHALRRRFRRVSAERIVSGPGLTNLYEIIAELQGLPFTLHDNRTLWTMALEGHDTMAAAALERFCLSLGAIAGDLALAHGAHSVVIAGGLGLRLANRLGKSGFAERFVAKGRFETIMSDMPVKIITHPQPGLFGAAAAYASQYRN from the coding sequence ATGAAGGAAATTGTTGCAGTCGATATCGGCGGAACACATGCACGTTTCGCCATTGCTCAAATTGTGGACGGACGCGTCGTCGAACTTGGTGAAGCGACCACCCTGAAATCTTCCGATCACGCCAGCCTTGCCCTGGCCTGGGAGGCATTCGGCCGTTCACTCGGCAGAGAGTTGCCGCGTCATGCCGGGATTGCCGTCGCGTGCCCGATCCAGGGCGAAATTCTTAAACTGACGAATAATCCCTGGATCATTCAACCCGCGCAGCTATCGGCTCGGTTGAATATCGATGATTTTGTGCTGGTGAACGATTTCGGCGCAGTGGCGCATGCTGTGGCGCAGGTCGATGAGAGCCATCTGCAACATTTGTGTGGGCCTAAACGCCCGCTGCCTAAAGAAGGCGCGATCAGCATCATCGGTCCGGGAACGGGGTTGGGCGCGGCATGTCTCCTCAAGCGGGGCGACCATTATTTCGTGATGGAGACCGAAGGCGGCCATATCGATTATGCACCGCTGGACGAATTGGAAGACAAAATCCTCCACGCTCTGAGAAGGCGCTTCCGCCGGGTTTCGGCAGAACGAATCGTTTCTGGCCCTGGACTGACGAATCTTTACGAAATTATCGCCGAACTCCAAGGCCTACCGTTCACGCTACACGATAACCGCACCCTATGGACCATGGCGCTCGAAGGGCACGATACGATGGCGGCCGCCGCTCTAGAGCGCTTCTGTCTCTCGCTGGGCGCGATTGCGGGCGATCTTGCCTTGGCACATGGGGCGCATAGCGTCGTCATCGCTGGTGGTTTGGGGCTTCGGCTGGCCAATCGGCTGGGGAAGTCGGGCTTTGCTGAACGATTTGTGGCGAAAGGCCGCTTCGAGACCATCATGAGCGATATGCCCGTGAAAATCATCACGCACCCGCAGCCCGGTCTGTTTGGGGCCGCAGCAGCTTACGCATCCCAATATCGAAATTGA
- a CDS encoding copper chaperone PCu(A)C — translation MKVAQGFLLSVLAFGIVGSGVAYSATELTLDDNVPGQANAAKDISVMGWMRRSEHIGDAANVFFTITNNSRDAHLITGVSSPDCRSIVAHHSEQESTSHTADLLSHFALPPKIPLVFPVGGYHLVCQGMSSDVAVGTKVPLTFTFLGGTSLTVQFEVRQTPPSTSP, via the coding sequence GTGAAGGTAGCGCAAGGTTTTCTCTTATCGGTTCTTGCTTTTGGCATAGTGGGAAGCGGCGTTGCCTACAGCGCCACTGAATTGACGCTGGACGATAACGTCCCCGGGCAAGCGAACGCCGCGAAAGATATTTCCGTCATGGGGTGGATGCGTCGTTCCGAGCATATCGGGGATGCGGCGAACGTGTTTTTTACGATTACCAATAATAGTCGTGATGCGCATTTGATAACAGGGGTATCGTCGCCAGATTGTCGCAGCATCGTCGCGCATCATAGCGAGCAGGAATCAACGTCACACACGGCTGATTTGCTGTCTCACTTCGCTCTCCCCCCTAAAATCCCCCTCGTCTTTCCTGTCGGCGGGTATCATTTGGTGTGTCAGGGCATGTCGTCCGACGTCGCGGTAGGAACGAAAGTGCCGCTTACTTTTACCTTCCTCGGTGGAACAAGCCTGACGGTGCAATTCGAAGTGCGGCAGACGCCCCCCTCCACCTCTCCATAA
- the recQ gene encoding DNA helicase RecQ: protein MPTDDVETLIRFENATPEDVLSRIFGFSSFRGFQAEAVASAMRGEDALVLMPTGGGKSVCYQIPALCRPGMGLVISPLIALMDDQVAALRQLGVNAAALHSELEADELARIRSDLNRGALEILYISPERLLSPGTSAWLSRQRLSIIAVDEAHCISAWGHEFRPEYRALANLPEIFPGVPRMALTATADPRTREDILQALGMVDSKQLTASFHRPNLYIFVRPKTSEIRQLTEALANRGDGASIVYCGSRNKTERIAKSLRDKGFTALPFHAGLSPQEKRAILTRFRSGEPIVIVATIAFGMGIDRPDVRCVVHLDMPSSPEAYYQQIGRAGRDGQRADTVLLYGGEDMARARYWLEQSNAPDSEKRVMQQRLESMIAFTETTGCRTQALLACFGENFPTPCSHCDNCLSPISVFDGTEAAQKVLSAVYRTNQRFGAVHLTTVLRGKMTEAVERHAHQHLSVFGVGRDRSEAWWRGIIRQLIARGALRMSGEHNTLGLSPEVARPILRGEEKVMLREDPIATLRTGAALNTARAEQDDLPEEARPRFDVLRAWRLSEAREQEIPPYIIFHDVVLREIAKEFPTTLEHLGRIRGVGGSKLERYGDAVLAALRQI from the coding sequence TTGCCGACTGATGATGTTGAAACTCTAATACGCTTTGAAAATGCGACGCCCGAAGATGTGCTGAGTCGCATCTTCGGCTTTTCCAGCTTTCGCGGTTTTCAGGCGGAAGCTGTCGCCTCGGCCATGCGTGGCGAGGATGCGCTCGTGCTTATGCCCACTGGCGGCGGCAAGAGCGTCTGCTATCAAATCCCCGCGCTTTGCCGCCCTGGAATGGGCCTGGTCATCTCACCGCTGATCGCCTTGATGGACGATCAAGTGGCTGCACTGCGCCAACTCGGCGTCAATGCTGCCGCGCTGCATTCGGAACTCGAAGCGGACGAACTGGCCCGCATTCGCTCTGACCTCAATCGCGGCGCTTTGGAAATACTGTACATCTCACCTGAGCGTCTTTTGTCGCCTGGCACCAGCGCTTGGTTGAGCCGTCAGCGGCTGTCGATTATCGCCGTGGATGAGGCGCACTGTATTTCTGCCTGGGGTCATGAATTCCGGCCGGAATACCGCGCTTTAGCGAATCTGCCGGAAATCTTCCCCGGCGTTCCCCGTATGGCGCTGACGGCAACGGCCGATCCCAGAACGCGCGAGGATATTCTCCAAGCTTTGGGCATGGTCGACTCAAAGCAACTAACGGCCAGTTTTCATCGGCCCAATCTTTATATTTTCGTACGTCCCAAGACATCTGAGATCCGCCAACTTACCGAGGCGCTTGCCAATCGAGGCGATGGCGCTTCCATTGTGTATTGCGGCAGCCGCAACAAAACCGAACGCATCGCAAAAAGCCTGCGGGACAAGGGCTTCACCGCCTTACCATTCCATGCTGGCTTATCGCCTCAAGAAAAACGCGCCATTCTCACGCGGTTTCGTAGCGGCGAGCCGATCGTTATCGTAGCGACCATCGCTTTCGGCATGGGCATCGACCGACCCGACGTGCGTTGTGTCGTGCATTTGGACATGCCTTCCTCGCCAGAAGCCTATTATCAGCAAATAGGCCGTGCCGGGCGTGACGGGCAAAGAGCTGACACCGTGCTGCTTTATGGCGGCGAGGACATGGCGCGTGCGCGTTATTGGCTGGAGCAGTCCAACGCGCCGGACAGCGAAAAACGAGTCATGCAGCAACGGCTCGAAAGCATGATCGCTTTCACCGAGACCACAGGCTGCCGCACCCAGGCGCTTCTTGCCTGCTTTGGGGAGAACTTTCCTACGCCTTGCAGTCATTGCGATAACTGCCTCTCACCAATATCCGTTTTCGATGGCACGGAGGCTGCGCAGAAAGTTCTTTCTGCCGTTTATCGTACGAACCAACGTTTTGGAGCAGTGCATCTCACCACCGTTCTACGTGGGAAAATGACGGAAGCCGTAGAGCGGCATGCCCATCAACATCTTTCCGTTTTCGGCGTCGGTCGAGACAGAAGCGAGGCATGGTGGCGAGGGATTATTCGCCAGCTCATCGCCAGAGGCGCTCTGCGCATGAGCGGGGAGCACAACACTCTGGGCCTTTCGCCGGAAGTTGCACGTCCCATTCTTCGTGGCGAAGAGAAGGTTATGCTGCGTGAAGATCCTATCGCCACTTTGCGCACCGGTGCTGCACTCAACACGGCACGCGCCGAGCAGGACGATCTTCCAGAAGAAGCGCGCCCACGTTTCGACGTTCTGCGCGCCTGGCGGCTCTCAGAGGCGCGCGAACAAGAAATTCCGCCCTACATTATCTTTCATGACGTCGTTCTACGCGAAATCGCGAAGGAATTTCCGACGACCTTGGAACATCTCGGGCGCATCCGCGGTGTCGGCGGCTCGAAATTAGAGCGCTATGGAGACGCCGTTCTTGCTGCGTTACGCCAGATCTAG
- the thiL gene encoding thiamine-phosphate kinase, translated as MTKGAGEFDFIARFFRPLAGPEACALRNDAAIISPNGHEDIILSTDTLVEGVHFLSNDPPETVGRKLLRVNLSDCAAMGATPYGYLLNISRPASLGEDWFSAFAKGLGEDQSFYGLSLFGGDTTSTRGPLVMTLTILGRVPKGEALHRNNAQNGDELWVTGTIGDAALGLKALTGQLTDPDGFLTERYRLPRPRLGIPLFGIVTAALDVSDGLVQDAGHIAEESGVSIIIEAEKVPRSPQARQLGNAYLSDCLSGGDDYELLLTCPPAQRGRLLEAARQHDIPITRIGHVEAGEGKVTVLDVDGAPFPLLKAGWRHF; from the coding sequence ATGACTAAAGGCGCAGGCGAGTTTGATTTCATCGCGCGTTTCTTCCGCCCACTCGCCGGGCCGGAAGCTTGCGCATTGCGTAACGACGCCGCCATCATCTCGCCGAACGGCCATGAAGACATTATTCTTTCCACCGACACTTTGGTGGAAGGCGTCCATTTCCTTTCGAACGATCCGCCGGAAACGGTGGGACGCAAACTCTTGCGCGTCAATCTCTCGGATTGCGCCGCAATGGGCGCAACGCCTTATGGCTACCTCCTCAATATCAGCCGCCCTGCATCCTTAGGAGAAGATTGGTTTTCTGCCTTCGCCAAGGGTTTGGGTGAAGACCAATCCTTTTACGGCCTTTCTCTCTTTGGTGGTGACACGACCTCCACCCGAGGACCATTGGTCATGACGCTGACCATTTTAGGCCGAGTACCTAAGGGGGAAGCGCTTCACCGCAACAACGCCCAAAACGGCGACGAATTATGGGTTACCGGCACGATCGGAGACGCTGCGCTTGGCCTGAAAGCCCTTACCGGGCAATTGACCGACCCGGATGGTTTCCTGACGGAGCGTTACCGTCTACCCCGTCCGCGTCTAGGCATACCTTTGTTCGGGATTGTGACAGCAGCTTTGGACGTCTCAGACGGCCTTGTGCAGGATGCTGGTCATATTGCTGAGGAAAGCGGCGTTTCCATAATCATCGAGGCTGAAAAAGTCCCGCGCTCGCCTCAAGCGCGACAGCTTGGCAATGCTTATCTCTCTGACTGTCTGAGCGGTGGAGACGATTACGAGTTGTTGCTGACATGCCCTCCAGCGCAAAGAGGACGTCTCCTAGAAGCTGCCCGACAGCATGATATTCCCATTACCCGTATCGGACATGTCGAGGCGGGAGAGGGCAAAGTGACCGTTCTCGATGTTGACGGTGCGCCATTCCCGCTTTTGAAAGCGGGATGGCGCCACTTCTAG